In one window of Mustelus asterias unplaced genomic scaffold, sMusAst1.hap1.1 HAP1_SCAFFOLD_42, whole genome shotgun sequence DNA:
- the LOC144482701 gene encoding uncharacterized protein LOC144482701, producing MEKPWKCEDCGKGFKWPSQLEIHQRTHTGERPFTCSECGKGFRESSNLLQHQRVHTDLRPFKCPDCGKGYKSSGDLMSHQRVHTDQRPFRCSHCGTGFRKSSEFTVHQRTHTGERPFTCSMCGKGFINSSNLLRHQRTHSDARTFKCPDCEESFKNSDNLLRHRRTHTVERPFTCSECGKGFTRSAALLTHRRVHSGERPFTCSECGKRFTCSSHLLKHQRTHTVERPFTCSMCGKGFTQSSNLLTHQQIHK from the coding sequence atggagaaaccgtggaaatgtgaggattgtgggaagggattcaaatggCCGTCTCAGCTGGAAATccatcagcgcactcacactggggagaggccattcacctgctccgagtgtggcaagggattcagagagtcatccaacctgctgcaacaccagcgagttcacactgacctgagaccttttaaatgtccagactgcgggaagggctataaaagttctggggacctgatgtcccatcaacgtgttcacactgaccagaggccattcaggtgctctcactgcgggactgggttcaggaaaTCATCTGaattcactgtacaccagcgcactcacactggggagaggccgttcacctgctccatgtgtgggaaggggttcattaattcatccaacctgttgagacaccagcgcactcactctGATGCAAGAACTTTTAAATGTCCTGACTGTGAGGAGAGCTTTAAAAACAGTGATAATCTGCTGAGACATCGACGCACTCACACtgtggagaggccattcacctgctccgagtgtgggaagggattcactcgatcagccgcactgctgactcaccggcgagttcacagcggagagaggccattcacctgctctgagtgtgggaaaagaTTTACTTGTTCATCTCATCTATTgaaacaccagcgcactcacactgtggagagaccattcacctgctccatgtgtgggaagggattcactcaatcttctaacctgctgacacaccagcaaattcacaagtgA